AATAAAGATTTACATAGTATAAGAGCATATTGCCAATGCTCAGCTACAGGTACGAACATAAATGGGACTTATAGTAACTGAATTAATTTAGGGgagttttttaaaagtcaaagacATAGTCAAATTACTATGGTCCAAATTTGGTATACcttaaaaatatgttttgaacTTGGGAGGCTAATCTCCAGtattttctttctaaaatgtCTTCTACTCCCTCAGTGACAAAATCTCTACCATCTGCAGTTGCCAAATCCAGTTTTATGCGCTGTAGCTTTTTAACTACCTATCCTGAAATAGTTAACCTATCCCCATAGTTGATATTAGCAAGTAaacaagtcccccccccccccccccccaaaaaatttcaaGCTCCATTAGGAACACAAGAAAACAATGTTGGCATGAGACGTTGAGAATATTTTCCCCAGCTTTCACAAGGGTATTACAAAACTTGGTAATCTAAACACTGAGAAAATTGTTTTGTGGCTTGCTAAAATATGAAGAGCCTGTGCTAAACAGCTAAATAAACTACTTATATTCTCTGTTTTCACAAGGgatttttcaaaaagttaaattCAGGCTACAAACAAGTTTTGTTATTTAAACTTTTGCATCTGTTTTGGCAAGGTTTCTCTTCCAGCAGCACTGTTGCTTAATATAGTTTATCTGCAATACTCACTCTAAGCCATTAGCAGCAAAGCACTTCAAGTGAACGGTTATAACTTCAGGCATTTTATCAAATAAAAGACTGCGTTCTGCTTCTGTGTAATGACGGCAGTTTTCACAGAAATATTTATCCTCTCCCACAATCCTCTCTACTGATGCAAACTGTGAAATTGCCCATTTTAGGGTCTTCATTTCTGTTTTTGGCTCTGGAGAAACTACAAAAGAGAATTATTACAGATAGTTATTTACATTTCCAATATATACCACAAGAATTTTAAAACAGAGCTATAAAAGTTGACACTTGCAAGAACTAGTATTAAAGTTAAGAATATTAAAAATGCACCAAATAGACTGAAAACCAAGATAAGCAAATCATCTCTGCTCACTGAATTTCAGGAAGTGCAAAAATGAGAGATACTAGCCAGGATGTAGATTAACTCAGATTGAAAAACAGTTGgtatgctgctgtgtttcagaTTTAAACAAAAGGTCTTCAAAGGCTGAGATAAGACAAgtgcacaactcccactgacttccctaGGAATTGTGCACACGtatctaagagcagaatttggcccatttttaaAAGGTAGGTAGGTTTCCAAAATAACTAGCAAGTTCTCTTCCCCTGTCATGTCTGGCTTGCACTGACAGCTTTAAACCAGAtttcatatatataaaaaaaaagcttCACTGCCAACATCTGCAGTGGTAGTAacttttaaatctttaaaaaagaaaacgtAATTGGAATTAGGTTTAGTCTATTTTAATTCAAGATTAATATTTTCATCTTTCCCCACCTAATGTAATAGGAAGTCAGGAATAGTAAAATCTCCCCCAAATTACATCATTGGGAGTTAAAACAACCTTTTCTTTACTACCCTGaatttagaagtttttaaaatcagtttttacaACTTTGAAATAAATTTTAGTGTGTTACTATATGTGCATCAGTTTTGGAAAATTcatataaaacaaatataaatcatCAATACTTGTGAAGTAGCCTTAGGGACACCATACAAGAAACACCAATATAATTTGAGAGAAAAAGtacacaaaaatataaaatgcGTAGTATCTTGGTGACACTCTAAAGGAACAATgacaatttacattttcaaacagaaacttaaaaaaaatttgagcATGCTTCATGCAGTATATATCCTGTTTTTTCTCAAAGGGTTAGATATGGGGTTTTCTACTTCCCTGCTCCTTAAAAGGATTTTTTACAACAAGGGAGAAAGGGTAGGCCCACGATCATCATTATCAAACTGATCAATTGTGAGAAAGGAACTAAAATTGACTATATACACCAAGTTGTTAGATGCACAAAAcaagctggaaaaaaatatttctctaacATTTTACTCTGAGGGATTAGTTATAACTAcattaggcaaaaaaaaaaaaaaaaatccagatagAAATGCTCTTTCAAGTTGATAGTGTCCATTCAAATGAATAAAAGGATTGCAAGCACCTGTGTCATATCAGGAGAGtgaatttaaaataacatttttaatgctttttggaTCCATCCATATTATCAAGGCTATGGTTTCCAATTCTAAAGAAAATCATAAGATATTGACGTGGCCAGGACCAAAAGCAATTTCTAGTAACATTATAAACACCAAGGGCACCCCAAAACTATAAATGTATGAATCAGATACGTACATTGTGACCCTTTACTGTTACTTACTTTCAGAACTCTCTTCTGCTTTAGAAAGTTCATCTTCTTGTACTGGGACACTGATGTCCTGAAAGTCTTCTCTTCTTTCAGTAAAACATTCACACTCCAAACATCGTGTTCTCAATACCAACTGACCCTGGAACAGTTTCTCCACTAATTCAAAAACAGCTAACTCTGAACCTAGAAAAAGTTACATAATAGATTATGTTTATATTAACAATAAAGTTCTTATTCAGAGTAGTACATTAAGGACAGTTATTGGTACTATTCTTCCTGAACTGGCATTAAGCACAACAGACTTGGTCTCAGTTTTAGATATTCACATTCCTTCATTTGTATTATAATATTTAACAGACCATAAAAACCAGCACATGATGACTGTATATTGAATAaagcatatgaaaaaaaaatcttgatcttgaaatattcaaattttattttaagattaGATTCTAGATTTATCCTTTATTGAAAATGTCCCATCTTGGGTAATTTGTTTTGTATCATTCATGGATTGTGTATATGTTGGCATTAACCTTAATGATAAATAATTCTCTTGTGCGGAACAAACACTTGTGGACTTTTCAAGTTCACAACCCACATTCTACATTATAAATTAGCAAGAGGTAATACGAGTATAAATTTGGCATTCTTCTAAGCTTTTTACATTGCATTACTACAATGAGCCTTATTTTCTGTTCATGCTCTAAtttctaattattattatatatctTAGATACATCTGTATGTCaggtattttatatatatatatataatctagGATTACGTTAGGTGTAGAAATTTTCCATTTAAGGAAAAATAGATTTCAAATCCTCACTATGGTATTTGAGCACCAACTTCCCCGATGTATTGGTTTCTTAGTCCTACTGTGTTTACATTAAGCCCACGCTTTTACTAACCTTCTTGTAGTGGTTTTTCAGTTCTTTTTTCACCAGCACTTTCCACAGGGGATGCAAGTTCACAGTATTCTTTTATATTACCACTTTCACACTTTACAGATGCCTTTTCAATCTCACAGGCATCAGTTTCTTTCATCTGCTCTTTGGATCCCAAGTTGTTTGCTAGCTTTCCGACACTACAGAATTTAGACAgaatgctgggctgtttgcctgaaGACTTAAACCAGTTTAATTTAAGTCGTGATTTCTTCTGTGTTGGCTTTGCAATCTCATTTTCAATAGAATACTTATCAATGGCTTCCGTATGATTTTCTAGTTTCTCCGCTGTTGCTTTCCTCTTTGACCTGGTCTGTCTCTGATTTTCTTCTACTGCATTATGCTCCTTGGATACTTTAGATTTTTTCTTTGCATTCCCACTCTCAGTGTCACTTTTCCTTTTCCCAATTCCTTTGGATAGTTTGTCTTCAGAACTCTCTGCAGTGTGACTGCTTGTTGCATAGTCATTTTCCTCAACAGCGCTGTTAATGCCATTGCTTTCAGTATTTTGATTAGACTTCTCCAAGTGAGCTACAGGCTCTTCCACTGGCATATTTTTCAATTCTTCCTTCTTCAATATCTGACACGTTTCCTGGATGTTACCAAGAATACACTGCAATACTTCCTGGGCATCATGTTGCAGATATCCTTCATACATAGGGTTAAGTTCTCTATAAAGAAAAAGGGAAGTGTTATATAGTTTTGAAATGATATATCTGGAGACTACCACTTGATCAGTTATTGTGTTACAATGGAACTCCTATGCAGatcttatatttttaatttacatcTGGCAGTGAGAGAGTCCACAGACTGGGGTGGAAGCACAAGAAGAGTCAAAGAGGAAGGATCTGATCGTTTCAGGAACGAATACAAAATTGTGTAGCACTTCTGTGTTAATCACAAAAGGATGAAAATATTGGAACATAAGACTACATTTTACAATAGACGTTAAGAAACTAATACTAAAGGATTGATACAGATGTATTAGTTTGTAAAACACTTATGTTCTCAACTGAAAGACTATATATAAATACAGACACAAACTCAAAATATTCATGTGCAATAAATGTTTCTggacattttacagatgagaaagctGAGGCCAAAGAAGTGAATTGACTTGACTAATGTCATAATTTGGAGGCAGTCTGGCATAGAACCCACATGTCTTAACTCCTTGTGTCCCCTCTCTATTTTCTAGACACTGCCTTTCTGTGATAGAACAATACCACAAGATCAATGTCCAGGTGTATTATCAATAAACAACACCAGTTTACCTCAATTAAGTGCTACAATTGACAAAAAGCAGAGCAGTTTTAAGAACTACTTCGGCACTGgattaagaataaaaaaaatagacGTTCACCACTGCAGACTGTTTACTAAGTAGCTAACTATAATATGATTTGAGATTCAAAATTAGGGATGTTTGGATAAAAAGTCCAGGCCTGAAGAGAAGGTCCATGTACCACAGGTAGCCATGGAAAGGAGGCTAGGGGCAAATGGCCATTTCACAGGctgaatcctgcaaggtgctgagcactctagccctgatccagcaaagcacttaagcacatacttaaattaAAGCATTTGTGTAGTCCTAGTGACATAAAcatatttaaatgctttgctggatctgggccaaagtacTCAGAACCTTACAGGATCAAGGCCTGTAATCTTAGCTCTAAACTTTGATACGACAAGAGATACCTGAAACAGTAGATGCACAAATTTTATCTTGGGCCACCTTCCCACAGTAAAATTGACTGGGATTATATCAGTTTCACTATGTGGCTGCTAGAGAATTCTACTTAGCAGCAGAACTGATGCAATCCCCTGCATGGAATGTGGAAAAAACACACATTTCCTACGCTGGTGTATCAAATTTAAGAACATCAAcccccaactttttcttaaaattgtAATACACAAATTATAATCAGCTCGAATTTCAGTGAAAATTCTGACATTTAATTTAAGATTATTTATACCTAAGTGTGTTTAGTAGCCTTCTTGGCTGAGTAGCAAGTTCATCTGTATATTTTTCTGGATTTAATAGAAAGCTGgcctgaagctgttccactgaaaGAATCAAGGAATGCAAACTGAAGATTAGTTCATAACTTGCCAAAGGATCTTCTTTACAACTTCCCTGTAATCATAAAAGAAAAGACAAATAGTTGAGCTTTTGCCTCTGAATACAACAGTTGAAGGTTTTTTTCCCTGCCTCCTTCATCCCTTTTCTGTCAGTCATTGACAGCATTTTTATCAGTTAAAGGGATGGAAGCAGGTGCTTCTTGAAACATTAAATATATTGCTTCTTTGCCTGTAGAAAGTGAGTATGAACGACAAACAGATTCCACCAGATATTCTAGCCCCAAAATAACTCTAGGGCGGGGGTCAGCCTGGGTCCTGCTGCCACTCTGAGGTTAGCCGCTGCAGCTGCGGAAGTCACGGAgatcccagaaagtcacagaatctctgacttccgtgacctccgtgaaagACTTGCAGTCTTACTTATAAACCTTCCAGAAATAACTTTGAAGAGCAGTGTTATAAGTTGTAAATGAGTCAAAAATTATTCCACTATAATAAAGGTAAATTTTCTTCAACAGGAAGTTAAAGAAAGCTCTTTACTGTGTGCCCCTACATATTCCAAGATATGACACTTTAATTTATGCTGCTCTTACTTGCATAATTACAGCTAAAGAAAGATCAAATGATACATATAAAATTTACCTTGTCTGACTTTTGTTCTCCTTCATCCTTtaacatttctctcttttttgaaATAATGTTAAATAAGTGTTTCACTCCAGTTTTAAAGCCAGGGCAAAAATATAACACCTAGCAGCAGCagtataaaacaagaaaaaaaacaagaaaaaaaaactgtaaaGTTAGCAAAAGTTGTACAAGAAACTAAAGTTAAAACTAATATTAAAAGTCCATGCACATAGGCCAAGATCTGCTTCTGCATCTCCTAGGTTGTTACACAGCACGCAAGGATGCAGAAACCTTGATGGCCCAGACTTTGCAAATATAGGTAgagtacaatttaaaaataatattttatatatatatatatatatataaatgtgttAAAAACTTAAGCACAAAGGTAAAGAAGTTCTACCTAGGTACTTATGTGGTTCTAATCACTGTGGCATTTGAGGAAATGGAGGTCATAAATACCGTAATACCTCAAATATTAACGAATTTATCCTCCCAAAGTCCTTGTGAGAATTCTTTCCTATCTCCACTTTACAAGTAAGGAATTGAGGAAGAAAGATTAGGCGCTCAATCCAACATCCACTGGAAGTCTGTTGCAGATCAGGGAACCTTGTCTACCAAATTTCAGCCCAACAatttaaccatgagaccatccttcaAAAGTTAAACTTCTCCCTGCTACTCAACACTCATTTTACAGTACAGTGAGAGTAAATACTGCTGATATTCAGGAATGCATAGCTGTAGTGGAAAGCTTACTTTTGAATTCCCCGACTATACAGTTATCTCCACTAACTAAAACTAAGGTGGAAATTTGAAAAAGTCTCACTCATAATACTTAAAATGCCAAAGGGAGTCAGATGTCCAACTCCCAGTGATTTTAAAGCTTCAAAATTTAATAAGAATTGGGCAACTGACTCCCTTAGGCActtgaaaattccacccaagTGGTTAAAGGGATAGAAGATAAGTCAGTTAACATGAATGACTGAAAAGTAAACTAAACAGTGTTTCATTTTCATCACTTATACTGTTTATTTTTTCACTTCACTACACTTTTTAAACTTGTGTAGAGAAGTGACTAGTCATCGGTTTGACTTTCTAGTTTCCTGCACTAGTACAAAGATAGAGTTTCCAACATTGCAGGGGAGTGCTTCAGTTTTAAAAGAGATTCaaattagttatttttttaatttcataaattgggaaacaaataataaaattgaGAGTTTCAACTACTTGATAGCATCCCTTAGAATATTCCAACTATTAGTGTTGGATGGAACTTTGCTTTATTAGATTAAAGGGCAATCTGCATCCCTCTGCAGAATACAAAGCGATTTACACCACCAGGTTCTGCCTCCACTCGTGCACCCAACTTGGCACAATGACGCAAAACGAGGAAAGTGGTGTGGTCAGAGAACAAGTTTGGTCAACTCATGCCCAATCCTGGAAGCAAACCTTTAGGGCAACGCAGTAATTTCTTTATATAACAATTACTCCTGCATGTGCGCAGGAGTAGATATAGATACATGTGCATCATTGGCTGCCTTGAGTGTGTGGTATCTCCCTTCAATCTCATTTTTACCCAATACTTTGTCAAAGCAGGAGTCTAAAATGCTTGTATAAAATGTTTAACGACAACACAAATATCTTTTCCCATCCCCAAAATATGAATTTACCTGAAGTATGCTGTTAAGGTAACAAGTATTGCCAAGATTGTTCAATCCCACAAAAGGCAGCATGTTGTCTTTTTTCTCACAACTAATGGGTGAAGGAGGCTGTGCTGCAGGAACAACCTGATCACTATTAAACAGAGAAGAGAGTATGTAATAGAAagcaaggctttttttttttaaaaaatatcttagAACACATGCATATACATCTCCTTGACCTTTTGAAGTGTTTGTCCTTCACATTATTAACTTCTTACAAAACATATTTTAACACTTGGGGCTGGATTTTtaaagggagttgggtgcctaaatacctttaaaaatctggcccttgcaCTACTATATAAAATTAATCTTTGTATACTGTCAACAGATCATAGATGGCACCAAAACTACCAGTTTTTGAAACTCATGCTATGCTGTATGCGCAAAGATGGAACCACTCAACAGAAACAGTATTTTCTAGGAATTTATGCAAAAAGATTTGCAATAAGCACACAGATATTCCAGGAATAGTACAATACCcatgtgtagggccctaccaaatttacagccatgaaaaacgcatcatgggccgtgaaatctggtctccccttcGTGAAATCTGAtgttttgtgtacttttaccctatactatacagatttcacatagtacaccagcgtttctcaaattggaggtcctgaccTAAAGCGCGTTGGGAGGGTTGCAagattattgggggggggggggggtgtcacagaaTTGCCACTGTTACTTCTGctctcccttcagagctgggtggcagggcgcccaactctgaaggcagcaccctaccagcaacagcacagaagtagggtggcaataccataccatgtcatTCTTACTtccgcgctgctgctggcagcactgccttcagagctgggctcccagccagcagctgctgctctccgccTGCCAGGCTCTGAAGGCactaccaccaccagcagcagtgcaagagTAAGGGTGACAGTACCATGACCCCCCTATAGTAACCTTGCAAACCCTGCCCACCAGagcccccttttgggtcaggacccctacagttacaataccatgaaatttcagatttaaataactgaaatcatgaaaattattatttttaaaatcctctgactgtgaaattgaacaaaatggaccgtgaatttggtaggacacctatgtatgtactacACCTGGTCAGGCAGTTTTTTCTGAAGTCCTTCAAACAAATATGGAAAAAATCCTACAAGTTTTTCTATAATGTTTGAGTTATTCAGAGACTTAGTTACTGCAGCACTAAGTGAAAAATGCCACAGTGTATACTTTCCATTCTAACCCTTCCCATCACCAAAAGCTTGTCGTCACAGAAATTCCTGCACACAAATCCAAGGGCAAGACTCAGTCCATTATGCAACGAAGCAACCAAAAGCTAATGTAGAAGCATTAGACTGATAACGCATTCCACTGGTGTAACAGAACAAACGCGTTAAATGGTCATCAGTGCAGCTGTAATTTTCCTTTTCCCATCTAACCCTCTTCATTACCTGGTATGAAGTGAGCTGGAAGCCTCATTCTGGAATTGAGGGACACTGGTGAAATGTAATGGAAGAAAGCTAGTACTGGAACTGCCAATGTTTGTACAAGTACTAGAAATAGGACTTTAAAATCCAGAACCTTGCCCAGGCTCACTTAAATCTCATTTTGAAAAACAGGTTTGTTGTTTGCAAATTCTTTAAAGCCAGAATatcaatttgtttaaaataacttGGTACGTAAATCTGAATAAGTATCCTTTGTTAGCTTTGTGTATTGATCACATTCTCCACAAGTTAAAAAGACATTCTACAGGCAAGGTTAACATCCATAGTAAGTGTAAACTCAGTCACCTCTCATTTTCTTAAATTAGGTTTCAAGTACCAAAATCAGTTCAGTTAGATGAAACCGACTCAAGCATTCCATTATAATATGCTTTGTGACATTTATTCTCTATTGGAGCAGTGCAGTAAGCATAACAGTTTCGTTTTCAAGAGCCAGGTTGATAAGACATCCATTTATTAAGATGTTTTTTACTCCCACTTGTCCATTATTAAACAAACTATTtctgatataaaataaaaatacttattaGAACGTTTAGCATTGACCTAGGTTATAATCAGAAAATCTTCTCTTACATACATTTCTGAGCCTCTGTATTCTGAACTCTTTTGTTCATTTTCTTGTGAATCTGTAAAATCCAGTGCTCTTTTAGTTTCCTTTTTTTGGAAAAGCTTCAGGGAAAGCCTGTTTTTCTTTGACGGGCTACCTCTCAAAAGCCCAGTAGCGTCACTTGGTAATACACCTGGCATTTTTTCCTCACTCACAAATAATAATGGGGACGGGGAATAAGATCACCCTAGACAGAAAGCTGCAGTCGGCAGTAACACCTGTCAAATACATAATGTTACATTTACTTTTATTATGGGAAGCGGCCATGCATGCAGTAAAAGTTCATGACTGTGCTTTCTAGTGGCCCGCGTGGCTCAGAGGACTGGGCAAGAGCCGTTCCACCTTCAGCACTCCGAATCTAGGCGGGAATTGGAAATGACCAAAGCCAGGTCGTCTCTCCTGGCTGTGTCCAGGGGCCTGCCTGCAAGGGGCTATGCTGACGTTTCAGTGTCGTGTAGAAGATCGAGCCCACCTCACAGCAGACACGGTCTACACCGCCTGGTGCCCGTGCGGCATTTCCAGCAGGGAGGCCAAGGGACGAATGGGCTGGAGCCTGCCTGACCCGCTCTCGAGAGCAGGGCTGTTGTTGGGGGTTCGGTGGCGGGGAAGCCCGCCCAGCGACAGCACCTTCTGCGAGCCCTAACAACCCGAGCCTGCAGCGGGGTTCGGCCCCGACGCGGGAAAGCGGCCGCTGCCCCGCACCACAGGGCCCCTGGCGCACCCAGCGAGCGAGACTAAAGCAGACTAAGCCCTTTATTccagccatgccccctccccccgaggaGAGTGACCCCGACGGAGCGTGTCCCCGGGAAGGAATTACAGGCTCCCCAGGCACATCTTGAGGCGGGCGGGGAAACCCCCAAACTCCACCAGCCCCAGGGTGAGTGGAGgcgccctctcccctcccccgctcctgaCCCGCAAGGGACGGGGTGAGTCCCCTGACTCCCGGGGGGAGGGTCCCTGCCGGCGCCGCGTCTCCTCACCCGCTACATCTTCGCTTGGCCCCGGTGCCGCCGGGAGGGGGCATGCTCTCCCAGAATCACCCTCCCTGGTTGCTATGGAGACTACAGGGCGCCCCAGTCCCGCGCTCCCCACAACGGGAAAGTTGGCGGGTTTTCCCTAGCCCCAGGACCCGACACCTGCCCCGTCGCGCCAGGGCGTGTGCGGCCTTCCAGAGCAAACGCCAGCAGAGAAATCCCTCCAGGACCCTCGGGACTGAAAGGGTAGCATCGGCCAACAGAGCGTCGGCTCCTCACAAAAATCTGGTAGGAGCGCTAGGCCGCATTATGGGGCGCCCTAGGAACCCCACCACAACTGTCTGTCTCCTGGACTCAGGCAATATATTGGCCAGCCCGCGGGGTCCTGGCGGGGCGCGCGTGTGCGGCGGTAGAGGCCTGGCCAGAGGGCTCGAGCCTGGGAAGGGGATGGGACGGGTTAAACCATCGTACATGGAtggctgctcccccctccctttccAAGGGAAGTGAGTAGGTCCTTACACGCAGACTcaaccccacccaccctctgccGCCTCCGCCAATAACAGCGCGAGAAGATCACCCAATCAGCGTTTTGCGCGAGCGGATTATTCCTATGAGGCTGTTCAAATGGTCCCGGGTAATTTAACGGCTCTCGGACTGGAGCGAGGCGTGAGAAGTGGGGGGACGCAGAGAGGGAGGCGTAGGGCGGAGCGCGGGTGGCGTGTGGGGGACGGACGGGGCAAAGCCGGCGCAGGCCCAGGCGGCTGTGCCCGTGCCCTGTGGGCAGCAGTTCCCCCGTGGTCCGGGGCGCTGTAACAGTCCGAGCACCGAGGCCAGCCCGAGCTGTGGGCGATGCGGCCTggcggtagggtgaccagatgtcccgattttataggcacagtcctgatatttggggctttgtgttatataggcgcctattaccccccaccccctgtcctgatttttcacacttcctgtctggtcatcctacctggcagccccagggctgggggagagcgaGCTTTGGAAAGAAGTGGCATGAATTAAGCAGCATCTCTAAGTAAGTCTGCTCAAAAAAttgcaaactccccccccccgccccaagaacTTGCCCCTGGCTCAGCCAGCACGAGGAGCTCGTTGGGTAGCCCATGGCGGGTTCGCCTTCTGCTCGGCCCTGCGCTCAAGGTTTTCCCTGCAGCCAGCTGCGAGAAACCGATTGAGCCTGGGCACGTGGAAGCTGAGAGCTCTACGTCACCACTGGCCTCCCCGGGCTGGGCTTTCAAAAAACAATACATGAGAGACTCAGGATAAAACTCCAACTGTGAATATAAGGGTTGCAAagagggatgtaaaaggttaacctAAGCATTAGGCTTATCGGTTAACCAGACCTTAACCATTGGCCAGAGGGACTGTGCCAGGCCAGCCAGAGCAACCTTGGTTAACGGTTAACCAATTAAATGATacaattttaaacatttaacCAGTTAACTTTTTTAACCGATATTTACATTCTCATTGCAAAGGGACTGAGAAACAACTCAGGTGTATGCTCACCCTCTCAAGTCAAGGTGACTCTGGTCTGGGAGGCGGAGGATTGCCTTTGGGCAGGAAGCACCCTGTCATACAGTAGTAGGGATAAAGATAATAAAGAATGCAAGATGAAGAATCCTCCCTGTCTCCACCAGGTGGTGCCCACAATGTGTAGTTCAAATCAGCACATGGAAAGTAGGCCATAGCCCTCAtatctttcccccccccccaaacatttcACCGGTACGCTTGCTTCTGCttcacccaatttttttttttaaacaaaagtcaaATTTTAGTTCTCTCTTATAGTTTTACTTTAAAGGTGATGTGCAAAGGGAAAAATAGGTTGGTgcccttttttcctctttctgattTCTACAGTAGTAGGTCTGAAAGTTTTGTGGagattttctttgaaaatattttcctgcttgtttttactTTAGAAATCTAGACTTTGTGACAGACTCAATGG
Above is a genomic segment from Natator depressus isolate rNatDep1 chromosome 8, rNatDep2.hap1, whole genome shotgun sequence containing:
- the USP1 gene encoding ubiquitin carboxyl-terminal hydrolase 1 isoform X2, coding for MPPPGGTGAKRRCSGDQVVPAAQPPSPISCEKKDNMLPFVGLNNLGNTCYLNSILQVLYFCPGFKTGVKHLFNIISKKREMLKDEGEQKSDKGSCKEDPLASYELIFSLHSLILSVEQLQASFLLNPEKYTDELATQPRRLLNTLRELNPMYEGYLQHDAQEVLQCILGNIQETCQILKKEELKNMPVEEPVAHLEKSNQNTESNGINSAVEENDYATSSHTAESSEDKLSKGIGKRKSDTESGNAKKKSKVSKEHNAVEENQRQTRSKRKATAEKLENHTEAIDKYSIENEIAKPTQKKSRLKLNWFKSSGKQPSILSKFCSVGKLANNLGSKEQMKETDACEIEKASVKCESGNIKEYCELASPVESAGEKRTEKPLQEGSELAVFELVEKLFQGQLVLRTRCLECECFTERREDFQDISVPVQEDELSKAEESSEISPEPKTEMKTLKWAISQFASVERIVGEDKYFCENCRHYTEAERSLLFDKMPEVITVHLKCFAANGLEFDCYGGLSKINTPLLTPLKLSLEEWSTKSTNDTYGLFAVVMHSGITISSGHYTASVKITDLNSLELDKGNFITDQMYEVIKPEPLNEEEARAVAEDYDDGEVSFRVNGNAQSSKTLSKKNMEAVGLLGGQKSKSDCDLYNNKATNPDKVVNTLTENKNFESTSTNGILEFDKSTENGDQNGIAFSGLENKALYVLQSLKEYEGKWLLFDDSEVKVTEEKDFLNSLSPTSSSTSTPYLLFYKKIVE
- the USP1 gene encoding ubiquitin carboxyl-terminal hydrolase 1 isoform X1; translation: MPGVLPSDATGLLRGSPSKKNRLSLKLFQKKETKRALDFTDSQENEQKSSEYRGSEIDQVVPAAQPPSPISCEKKDNMLPFVGLNNLGNTCYLNSILQVLYFCPGFKTGVKHLFNIISKKREMLKDEGEQKSDKGSCKEDPLASYELIFSLHSLILSVEQLQASFLLNPEKYTDELATQPRRLLNTLRELNPMYEGYLQHDAQEVLQCILGNIQETCQILKKEELKNMPVEEPVAHLEKSNQNTESNGINSAVEENDYATSSHTAESSEDKLSKGIGKRKSDTESGNAKKKSKVSKEHNAVEENQRQTRSKRKATAEKLENHTEAIDKYSIENEIAKPTQKKSRLKLNWFKSSGKQPSILSKFCSVGKLANNLGSKEQMKETDACEIEKASVKCESGNIKEYCELASPVESAGEKRTEKPLQEGSELAVFELVEKLFQGQLVLRTRCLECECFTERREDFQDISVPVQEDELSKAEESSEISPEPKTEMKTLKWAISQFASVERIVGEDKYFCENCRHYTEAERSLLFDKMPEVITVHLKCFAANGLEFDCYGGLSKINTPLLTPLKLSLEEWSTKSTNDTYGLFAVVMHSGITISSGHYTASVKITDLNSLELDKGNFITDQMYEVIKPEPLNEEEARAVAEDYDDGEVSFRVNGNAQSSKTLSKKNMEAVGLLGGQKSKSDCDLYNNKATNPDKVVNTLTENKNFESTSTNGILEFDKSTENGDQNGIAFSGLENKALYVLQSLKEYEGKWLLFDDSEVKVTEEKDFLNSLSPTSSSTSTPYLLFYKKIVE
- the USP1 gene encoding ubiquitin carboxyl-terminal hydrolase 1 isoform X3; translated protein: MNKRVQNTEAQKCIDQVVPAAQPPSPISCEKKDNMLPFVGLNNLGNTCYLNSILQVLYFCPGFKTGVKHLFNIISKKREMLKDEGEQKSDKGSCKEDPLASYELIFSLHSLILSVEQLQASFLLNPEKYTDELATQPRRLLNTLRELNPMYEGYLQHDAQEVLQCILGNIQETCQILKKEELKNMPVEEPVAHLEKSNQNTESNGINSAVEENDYATSSHTAESSEDKLSKGIGKRKSDTESGNAKKKSKVSKEHNAVEENQRQTRSKRKATAEKLENHTEAIDKYSIENEIAKPTQKKSRLKLNWFKSSGKQPSILSKFCSVGKLANNLGSKEQMKETDACEIEKASVKCESGNIKEYCELASPVESAGEKRTEKPLQEGSELAVFELVEKLFQGQLVLRTRCLECECFTERREDFQDISVPVQEDELSKAEESSEISPEPKTEMKTLKWAISQFASVERIVGEDKYFCENCRHYTEAERSLLFDKMPEVITVHLKCFAANGLEFDCYGGLSKINTPLLTPLKLSLEEWSTKSTNDTYGLFAVVMHSGITISSGHYTASVKITDLNSLELDKGNFITDQMYEVIKPEPLNEEEARAVAEDYDDGEVSFRVNGNAQSSKTLSKKNMEAVGLLGGQKSKSDCDLYNNKATNPDKVVNTLTENKNFESTSTNGILEFDKSTENGDQNGIAFSGLENKALYVLQSLKEYEGKWLLFDDSEVKVTEEKDFLNSLSPTSSSTSTPYLLFYKKIVE